The following proteins are encoded in a genomic region of Microplitis demolitor isolate Queensland-Clemson2020A unplaced genomic scaffold, iyMicDemo2.1a ctg00000210.1, whole genome shotgun sequence:
- the LOC128668911 gene encoding LOW QUALITY PROTEIN: NADH-ubiquinone oxidoreductase chain 2-like (The sequence of the model RefSeq protein was modified relative to this genomic sequence to represent the inferred CDS: substituted 9 bases at 9 genomic stop codons): MPDQKDYLDRIDNKITFFFLIIKTSRKILFIIITIIRTIIVIRSRNXLNIXIGIEINLISFIPLTFKSKNNFLSQRRIIYFLIQRMASTIFIIIILIYKYIFINMNNTSIIKIIIIITIIMKIGIPPFHIXFPEIISKIRXNICVILITXQKIAPIYILSLIIENSKLIIIIIILSTIIGAILGLNHTSIRKIIAYSSINHVGXMMAAAIINKKLXIIYIVLYSLIIIPICINLSKYNIIYINQFNIKSLRITEKLSFIIIIIRIGGLPPFLGFIPKXITIEYIIISNEIIILTVIVLSSLVTLSYYIRIIRSINIIIRNSQKXVILNKTNKISTTNILYINIILPLFILLINFI; this comes from the exons atgCCTGATCAAAAGGACTATCTTGATAGGATAgataat AAGATCACCttcttctttttaattataaaaacatcaagaaaaatattattcataataataaccaTTATTAGAaccattattgttattagatcaagaaattgattaaatatatgaataggAATAGAAATTAATCTTATATCATTTATtccattaacatttaaatcaaaaaataattttctttcccaaagaagaataatatatttcttaaTCCAAAGAATGGCATCTaccattttcattattattattttaatatataaatatatatttattaatatgaataatacctctatcataaaaattattatcataattactataataatgaaaataggAATACCCCcatttcatatatgatttccagaaataatatcaaaaattagatgaaatatatgtgttatattaataacatgacaaaaaattgctccaatatatattttatcattgattatagaaaatagtaaattaataataataataattatattatctacCATCATAGGTGCAATTTTAGGGTTAAATCATACCTCAATCCGAAAAATCATAGCTTATTCATCTATTAATCATGTAGGTTGAATGATGGCAGCTgctataatcaataaaaaattatgaataatatatatagtattatATTCACTAATAATCATTCCAATATgcataaatttaagtaaatataatattatatatatcaaccaatttaatatcaaatccCTAAGaataacagaaaaattatcatttataattataataataagaataggAGGGCTACCTCCTTTTCTTGGATTCATACCAAAATGAATAACTATcgaatatataattatttcaaatgaaataataatattaacagtaATAGTATTGTCATCATTAGTTACACTTTCATATTATATACGAATAATTAGATCtatcaatataataataagaaattcacaaaaatgagttattttaaataaaacaaacaaaatatcaacgactaatatattatatattaatataatactaCCCTTATTTAtcttactaataaattttatataa